The Erigeron canadensis isolate Cc75 chromosome 1, C_canadensis_v1, whole genome shotgun sequence genome segment CTTGGATACCCTCAAGGAATTAAGggttataaaatatttgatataGAGAGCAAAAAAATAGTGGTGTCAAGGGACGTAAAGTTTCATGAAAAAGCTTTTACTTTTCCTGCTCAATCACAAGTTGAAAGTGATCAAGATGCCTTTACTTATTTAGAGGCCCATGATCTTACAAGTCCAAGTAATGAGCCTGCAACTATGACAAGTGAAGAAAGAAGTAGTGGACCTGATTTTGGTCCAAATGATTTCGAAAATAATCAGGAACGCTCAGAGTTAATAAATGAAGATACTACTCATGTTGATTCTTGTGAGGATCGACCAAAACGTGTTCGCACCTCGCCAAAATATTTGAGTGATTTTGTCGTTGATCTTCCTCCTTCGGTTGACCACGCACATACCACACCAACTCAAGATGACTCGACGTTACATCCCTCTTCTCATTATGTTTCTTATGATAAATTTTCTGATGATCATAAACGGTTTTTAGCGGCTATCACCACCACTGATGAGCCGAAGAGTTTTAAACAAGCCATGCAGGACCCAAGATGGATTGAGGCTATGAAGGAAATTCAAGCTCTTGAACAAAACAACACATGGACCATTGAGTTTTTGCCAGAAGGAAAGAAAGCTATTGATTCCAAATGGGTTTATAAGATAAAGTACAAACCCAATGGTGATATCGAAAGATATAAAGCGAGACTTGTTGCTAAAGGTTTTACCCAAGTCGAAGGGGAAGATTTTCATGACACCTTTGCCCCGGTAGCAAAGCTAGTAACCGTACATTGCTAGCAGTTGCTACTAAAAGGAATTGGTTTATTCATCAACTCGACGTTAACAATGCGTTCCTTCATGGTGATCTTgaagaagaagtatatatgaAGTTGCCACAAGGTTTTTCATTAGAAAAGGAAGGATGTGTATGTCGTTTACGAAAATCCCtttatggtcttaaacaagcttcTCGAAATTGGTATCAAAAGTTCACAAATGCTCTTCTTGATTTCGGTTTTACTTCATCCAAGGCAAatcattctcttttttttataaggTTAATGAGATCTTCATATCTATTCTCATTTATGTAGACGACGTGATCATTGTTGGAAATAATCTCCAAAGGATACAAGAGATCAAATAGTTTTTGCATAAACAATTTAGCATCAAAGATCTTGGCCAACTCAAATATTTTTTGGGAATAGAGGTTGCTAGGATCTCGAGTGGTCTTGTCCTCAGTCAACGTAAGTATACTCTTGACATTCTGGAAGATAGTGGCATGGAGGGATGTCGTCCAAGTTCATTTCCAATCGATCAAAATCTTAAACTTGATTTGGATAAAGAGGGTAGCAAAGTGGATGCCGGTTCCTATCGTCGTCTTGTTGGACGACTTCTTTATCTTCAGGCTACTCGACCCGATATAGCATACGCTGTCAATATCTTGAGTCAGTTTGTTTCAGATCCTCGTCAAAGTCATATGGATGCTGCTATACGAGTTCTTTGTTATAAAGCAACTCCGGGTCAGGGAATTCTTCTAACAAAGGAAGAAAGTACTGACTTGGTTGCATATGCCGATTCGGATTGGCTTGGTTGTCCCCTTACTAGACGATCTCGGACAGGTTATCTTATCCTTCTTGGTGGTGCTCCTATTTCATGGAAAACTAAAAAGCAGTCTGTTGTATCGTGTTCTTCTGCTGACGCCGAATATCGAGCTATGGCTTTAATTGTTAGTGAGGTTATTTGGTTATGATGGCTTCTCACCGAGTTAGGGATAGTTCAAGTCGGTCCTACCCCTCTCTTTTGTGACAACCAAGCAGCTCGACATATTGCTAATAATCCGGTTTTTCATGGACGTACAAAACATGTTGAAATGGATTGTTATTTTTTTCGTGAACGTGTAGAGTCCAAGGAAATTTGTCCATTGGCTATCGATAGCAAACTACAACTTGCTGATCTTCTCACGAAGGGTCTTGGTGCAGCTCAGCTTCGATTCCTACTTGACAAGCTGGGTGCTCTTGATTTACACACTCTGGCTTGAGGGGGAGTATTGGTTTTAAAATTTGGCCATATTCTTTCCTTTATTTAGCTCCTGGTTTATCTCCTTATTTATAATATTGGTTAGATTATATCTTTACTATGTTTAAGACTCTTGTTGTATATAAGTTGGATTGATGGTTTTCTTTTGAGAACACTGAATTATTTAGATTAATAAAAAGGAGATATTCAATATcaaatctataaaattaaactttaaacGTTATATAAGTTGATTTAATAAACTCAATAAAGACTCAAGCTATCGtctaaattaattatattcaaCGAAAGACAAATGTGACATATAGACATTTATCTATCTATCGACTATCTatgaattaataaattaatgaatattcatttaaaatattataagtgGGTCTGTGGGGTTATTTTGTGGCGACAATGTGGTGTCCCAAGGCTCAAAATCACAACCAATAAACAAACTTGTCATTATACGTAGTAAACTGCTGACTCGCATTCGcataatatacaattaaaagAAATTGTTGCATACCATATATTTAGACTTGTTGATTTATGTGAATTTATGTAGTTGGCTGATCACCCACAAAGAAATTCAGATGGTGGACCTAACTGGTTGAGAATGGTGATTAAATCATCAATTTTGGCTTTTTGATGGTCATGTCAAACAATTAGTCTATCATGAAAAAACATATGAAGACGAGCAACTAATACTCACAGTCATATGATGCACTGAAACTCCAAATAGGTAGATGTACCTATTTCCGAAATTTCAAATAGGTAGGCGTACCTATTTCCGAAACTCCGTAGGAATAGAAACTCGTACGAAACGTGTACGAAACGTTTCCTTAAAGTTTTCACatataccgaaacgtttctgTGAAGCTTCAATATCATACCtaattattattaggatttCAATGAACTTTTTCTAATTTCAAAAACAACTGCCATCTTGCAACTATGCATACCCTCAAATACAAACCAACTGCATTATACAATTGAGATCACCATCATGCGTTTTCTATTCAAAAATTGATTAGTAAAATTTAATTTGTGATCACCGGTCACCATcaagcatatattataaaattatatatatatttatacataatctctcaagtctcaagtctctctatataaaatcaaaatattttatttattttttttatctattattaccatatcttaaattttttagcTTTTCCGTTTTCCGTTCCCGTATCGTTCTCGTACCCTTTTACCGTATcagtttcggtgctacatagagTTACATGAAACACtctacaataataaataaaattagaatGAAAAAATAAGTACCTCGAATTATTACATTTTACCGAACTAAAGGGGAATGGAGTCATGAAGCCCAATTTCCAACCCTTCTAAATCCTACCAATCACATATCTCCAactcattttttcttttcaatgctCCCAACTATTTTTCATgacatttatcatttttcaaccctttcaaaacaaaaaaaaaaaacaaaattctttTTCAAGAGGACCCACTCTCGCCCCACATGCTCTGGCTCCTTCCCCCCTCAACCCGTATCTGGTTTAAAGCCAATCCAACCTCAGCCCTTTGGCAACCCGTTGGGATGGCGGCGGTGTTCCCCAACGGATTGAACCAACCAGCCAGCCAACTCGTTACCACTCTTCTCCCGCTAAAAGTATAGAGCGCGTATAATTTGGAATAACACTTCACTTTTCTCAAAAATGtctataaaaaaacattaaaaaataaaatatgatcaaattacattatttttaaaaaaaaattcaaaaagatgAAAACACCGATTTCccttttatgaaaataaaaataacatattataaTGTTGAGCACgttttttgaactttaatttaattttttttaatattaaaaaccttTTGCATTTTTGAAATGAAAGTTTGAAAACATTTTATACGACTAAACCGCATAAAAAAGGTaattaaagtataaaatttacatattatttaattattttgtgatCACACACAATAGAGAAAGACGGAACATGTCAATTACTGTTTTAAAATGCATTGTGTATAAATCAAAACTCAATTAGACAACTAAATAGGCAAATACATTaccttttttgttattattgcaAGAATACATAGGTTTTTGATGACTTTTTGTATTGTGAGTAACAGGTTTGTAGATACGGAGTAGCTTTTTGTCACAAAAGCTTTTGATACTTTACCATTAGTGAACTGAGTAAAGTAGTGAAAACGTTATTAAACCATTTactaataaatcaaataaaatcgtTAAAATACCATTCGActaaatatttatttacaaaGAATTTTTCCCCAATTCAATAATGAGTTATGATTTACTCCGTATATGTAAGTGGGCAACCACGACGTCAGCCTAAGTTGAATATTAAAATAAGTTTGCCCCTACTTAGCTTCCAAataatcatttattaattttcaatCTCACGTCATCATATATGATTAGTATATTCTTCAtagaaaatgattaaattcttcaaaacattaacttaaaacttttctaaattttataaatatgatttttaaattttattaattttcctTTATAATCTTATCTcttaattttttgaaatatcaccattttatttatacaagattttttagctAATAAGTTAGAAATCATCTCCAATTTTTAATCTATCCAACTATCAAAATAAGGATATTCACAATCTTATATTGGTTCTTTCGGATGGATGGTAATTATGCATAATAACATCCAACCTCTTCtaaatcttcttttttaatatgaaaatgtaaaaaGCTACTCTTAGTAAAAAATTGTACTTTTGCTTATCAAAAATTTACTCTATGTATTTTATGATTAGTGTACAACTATGCATCTTAGTTACAACCATAAGAGTTGCGTTTaacaaaaccttatatatacacTTACATGCTTTCCTAATATAATtcgtttattattgttttaaagaaaaacttaaagaaaataaatgcattggttttaacttataaaagttttaacccaaatataatgaaaaatctAGAATTAAACGTATTTAACCAAAACTTCTTTACTATCGCAAAAATCACGAGTTATATCATGCAAATTTGAAAATTGCAAAGGTAACGCTGTGCCTCAAAATTGTAAACTATGTTATGTGATTTTTGTGTAAAcacgaaaaaaataaataaatgtagaAATGATCACACTTCCTACATCCTGGGTTTATCCCATACATGTGTGGTTCGAGCACCGCATACTGCTCAATGGGATATTGTGATGTCACTGTGgcgtctcgaatgctaactatcAACTCGCtggtcaaaaataaaaattaaatttgtatAACTTTCGGAGGTAGTCATTAGTCAAGTTATTGACTAATCTTGAGTAGCAATACAAGATATGATTATCAATGGTTAAGTTACATTCGAAATTTAAAACccaaaaaaggaaagaaaatgaaattgcaTAACATGaataatttaaaagtgaaaaaagatatacgttttttcttttatcaatcTATCACGAGCATGTTACCCACGCAATACGGCGGTGTCGGCGGGGACGATTGTCTAGCGGTGTCGGTTATGGTATTATTgatagtggtggcggtgtcaattGGTGTAGGactgtaggttgatgtaaaggtgatagtgaaaatattttagaagataagagttgagttgtaaattaattcatttaaagCATAACATGTCAAGGACAATTTCAGTAATTCAAAGAcataattttctaaaaataaaaataggtcTTTTGTTTTATAGGGGAATAaagattattaaattaaataaaaaaatgttattataccaacaacacataaaaaaaataatgaaataaacttTTGTTTGTTAGTTTCTCTTACGAATAATTGAATATTCTTTTTGGAGTTATCCAAAAACAGAAATCTCATgcatacaaatacatatatattactcagagacaatcaaataataacagtattaaaataagaataggtgagaacacttaaaaactacattttgatgcattaaaagttcataaaactaacatagtttataattaattatcattatttaagtgtttaacaacacattgatccgtcaaaatcgaaaaaattatgttttttgttttgtacatccatcttggatgcatattcatcaaaattatgcatccaacaaaaaacgtgattttttggattttgacggatcaatgtgttgttaaacacttaaataatgataattagttatacactatgttagttttttggacttttaatgcatgaAAATGATGGTTCTAagtattctcaccgttcttattttaagagcgttctatacatatactatatatatatatatatatatatttaacggTTGGAATAATTTTCTGGTATTATACAATAtcatatatagaaaataaatataaatgtatatatgaaaGCATCATCCAATCCAATGATTGATAGCAGGAAGAGGAGGAGAGtcaaaatatatactcgtataaacactatatatatatatattgatccgGCGGGAGTGAAGGAAGTAAGAAGTAGATGAGTGTACGAAATAGATTTTCTCTCCTTCTACGTAACTACTGTTGTTCTTCTCCTTCTTTTACTTCTCATTAATTAGTATTTGTTTATCcaatcaaacaaaaacaaaaacatcattaAATATCGTATCATAGGCCCGccccttttttattttcagttttcCATTTCcctatgttgttgttgttgttattacaacttcaacttctttttatttatttttctctaaCTACTTGTTTAATTATTAAGGTTACTTCAAAAATTCCTTGTTTTTCTTTGATCTTCATCTTTATCAACTTATTTTTTctcatctttatatattttatatatcctTTTTTGCAGCAAgagaacaacaataacaacaaaattAGTAATCCGGTAAGTTTCActagtttctttttatttttacttttttttttatataacttttgtacttatgtgtgtatataaatatgcctatatatatgttgattttatgTGAGTAatcagtgtatatatatatatatgagtttatGATTACTACTTCATGATCTGTATGTGCTTTTTGGTAATAATTTTACAAGATTTTACTGCTAACATTAATTACCGTCCGTGCTTGCAGTTAATTAGTGTAAACGGGCctctaatttaataaattttcaaTTTAGGCCTCTAATTTAACATTAATTACCGTCTGTATGTAGGGCCCCtaattttataagattttaatAAATGTCATCTGTTTGATCTGATTCCGATTCTTCCATTTCGTGTCTTTGTAACCAAACAAATGATTATTCTTTGAGCCATATATGAACCAACATGGCCCGCGCAAAGTTTCCCACATGTTTGCGCGGATGGTACAAGGCTAGTGATGTTTAGTACGAGTATCATGCTGTTTTGAAGTCAATTCTGTAGTTGAAATTATGGTACTGCAACTAGAATTTGGTTCTGTTTTTAATGTTTTCAAAACTAGTCCATGTTTGGTCTTCCTAAGGAAATAATGTATCATTTTTCTATTTGGGGATGTCCTTTTAGAGCCTTTTTATTTGGAAAATTTGGAGAGATAATTTAGTGTTAAGTATCTATGTTGTTAGTTGTGTTTCTTGAGTTATAGGACATTTAGACATTAGATTAACCTAACATGTCTGAAAAGAGtactttttttgttaaatttagcAAAACTTAATCGTACCATTAAATGATATCGTTTTCGCTAATAGATAGTATTAGGCTGGTGATAGGACCTTGGAAGTAGTACAATGGAGAAGCATTTAAAACATCCTGTTTCAGGTTAGTTCTTTGTGCTTTTAGCTTTCTGTTCATATATTGATGTAACAAttgaaatatattttcattatttgtCAAATAGGCAAACCCGATGCTCAATCGGTATCAACTATATTTCAAGAAGTAGAAAATGCTTGGGGGATTAGACGGAATGCATATCGAGCATCAAGTGACATTAGCTTGTTTTCAAGTTCATTGCCTGTCATCACACATGAGAAATGTGCATATATCTCCTCATCAAGacgttttatttatttaacaattcaTATATGGTTTAACATCCGGCACCTGCTTTTGTGCAGTGAATCTTGTTGACTCAcactataataaacaatctcgAGAAGACGGGAGTGAAGATACAATTGGTGATATCACAACTAGTTTAACCGGAAGCATGCTTCCAGGGGATGAAGATGAGCTATTAGCTGGTATAACAGATGACTTTGACCTTGCTGACTTGCCTACTCAATTGGAGGATTTGGATGATGACCTTTTTGAAAGTGGAGGGGGAATGGAGATGGATTTTGATGCCCAAGATGGGATCCAATATGGTCTCTCAAACTTGAGCATGTCTGATGGTGTCCCTTTAATCGGTCTTGGTCGTCATGACCTCCCCAATAGTGGAACACCAGTTGTTGGAGAACACCCGTATGGAGAACATCCTTCAAGGACTTTATTCGTTAGGAATATAAATAGCAATGTTGAAGACTCTGAATTGAGATCTCTCTTTGAGGTATTTCATCCCTTTTGATGTTCTTTCAGTTTGTACTGCAATTACTTTTTCATGAGTACATGATTGTATGTGTCTATGTGATGTTTAAGTTGTTGTGTTAGTTATGGACTGCAGTTAACTTGAGGAAGTGGTGTTTGTGTAGGAATATGGAGAAATCAGAAATTTATATACCGCGTGTAAGCACAGGGGTTTTGTGATGATATCTTATTATGACATCCGGCATGCTCGGGCTGCAATGAAAGAACTTCAAAATAAACCTTTAAGACGAAGGAAACTAGATATTCATTTTTCAATCCCTAAGGTCTGTGGTAAAAATTTAATACAATTTCTTGCACTAGAAATTGCAATTTCAACCCCATTTATATAAAACAGGTCAATTTGGGTTGTCTTTGTTTGCTAACAGGTCAACCGGGTCAACCGTCTCTAAAGTGATTTATTAGTGTATGACTTTCTAAAGTAGTTAAATTATAAGTGATTTAATAGTGTATTTCTTTGTTTgctaacaggtcaaatgggttaacGGTCCATAGTGTATGACTTTCTAAAGTAGTTAAATTATTAGGGGTGATACTATTAAATCGATAATATGTGGTTTCTTAATCATGCTTAGTACATCAATCAGTACAAAGTTCAGAAAATGGATAAAAAGTGTTTGCGGGTTCTCTAACTTTTTCCAAACCACTTTGACCAGCAAAAAAAACTACCCGTTTTTTGACCCGCCTGTCTTGCCACCTCCATTTCACAGAAATAACATATGTTATGAATATGTTCCATGATACATCAGGATAATCCATCAGAAAAGGATATAAACCAAGGGACTCTTGTTGTTTTCAACTTGGATGCATCAATATCTAGTGAAGATCTTCGTCACATATTTGCAGCTTATGGGGAAGTCAAAGAGGTAATAATTAAGAGTGTGTTTTGTCCAAATATTTGCTAATTTAAATACATTTTGACCTTTTTGGGTATGAAAAACAGATCAGGGAAACACCACACAAGCGACACCATAAGTTTGTTGAGTTTTATGATGTTAGAGCGGCAGAGATGGCTCTCAACGCTCTGAATGGGAGTGAAATTGCTGGCAAACGAATAAAGCTTGAGCATAGCAGGCCTGGTGGTGCTCGTAGAAGGTATGTATCACCTGTTAATATCATTTAGTACTTCAATAGCCGATTTTTTGCCTTTTGGGTTAAGATGAAACTTATACTACAACTGTTTCTACATGCAGCCTGATGCAACAATTGAGTCAAGAGCTGGAACAGGATGATACTCGATCTTTCTGGCACCATGCTGGTTCACCAGTGGTCAACTCTCCTCCCGGTTAGTCTTTGCATAACTTATAAGCTTCCGTGAGGATGTTATCGTTGGTAGCAAAAAAGTGAGCAAGTTTGACAACGGGTCTAAAcaaataacttttgttatgGGTAAAACCTGATCAGGGTGGTTGATTTGATCCAAAATCTTATTTTACTATCAATTAGtctgtcaaatatgattacaagagTTGCATTATCTTAATAAAAATCCAGCTTCTTTTTTCTCAGTAAAATGCTTTTAGGAGATTATATACAATATGAATTTCATTTTCTGCTAGCAATTTCTTTTAATCTATCCAAGTGGGTTGTTAGCGATGTAAAATAAACTGGTCGAAGAACTTATGAGTAAATGGGAGTCGAAATTGTGGGCTCTATTAGTCTTGTTCATTTTGTGGTTTCTAATTAGGTTTCTTGTTAACTAGAAGTCCATGCTATAGGTCTAGCAGGTAGCTGGAATCATCTAAATAGTCCAGGGGAACGCAGTTCACAACAAGGGTTCAGCTGGTCATCTGGGTTTGGAACACTGAGCCCTGTTAACAGCACCCCATTACATGGCCTGGCTTCTATACTTCCACCCCACTTGTCGAGCCCTGTGAAGATTGCACCAATTGGTAAAGATCAAGGCATGAGAAACAGCTTTATCAAGTCGATACAGGGCTTTGACAATCAACAAGCTCATTCGTTCTCTGAAAATGAGCGATCTTTTATCAATTCCAATCATGACCCATCTAGTATCGGTAGACTATCTGGTCCAGAGTTTCTCTGGGGAAGTCCAACTAGTTCTTCTTCATGGCGGGCTTCTTCTGTGGGCCCGTTTCCACCCACCGAACAGAGACAAGTTTATTCAAGTCCTAGCCAGCATGGTGCGTTTATAGGATCACATCATCATGTTGGCTCTGCTCCATCTGGTATACCTTTTGACAGCCATTTCACATCCTATCCTGAATCTTCAGAGAGAGCGTTTATGAGCCCAATCATCTTTAGTGGAAGTGGTTCTCCTATTTCCCGAATGCCATCTTTTCCTAGTAAAGGACCGATGTTTCTTGGTAATGGTTCTTATCAAGGAAGGGGAGCATCAAATGATGCTTTAATTGAACGTAATCGAAGTCGACGAGTTGATTATTCTGTGAACCAGATAGGAAACAAGCAGTATCAACTTGATTTGGATAAAATATTGAGTGGGGAGGATTCTAGAACAACTTTGATGATAAAAAATATCCCCAACAAGTAAGAAAATTTACAATGTTTTTTGCTTTGCAATCATTTGAAAGTAGTTTGTTGGTTTCtcatttgttttctctttttaatatCAGGTATACTTCCAAAATGTTGCTTGCAGCCATCGATGAAAGTCACAAGGGTACCTATGACTTTGTATATCTGCCGATAGATTTTAAGGTAATTTTTACGTTTGGTAGATAAGTAGATAGCATCACGAGCCACCTTCATTGAGAAACCATTTCTGACTAGATTTAGCGTTCATGATCACAGAATAAATGTAATGTTGGTTATGCGTTCATCAACATGGTGTCTCCTTCACACATTGTCTCCTTTTATGAGGTTCCACTTTTCTATTCTTCACATGtgacttttgttttttgttcGTTTGATACTTTCCTTTTTTATGTACTTTGACATATATTGGATGTTTCTGACATTTACCTTTTTTCAGGCATTCAATGGAAAAAAGTGGGAGAAATTTAATAGTGAAAAGGTTGCTTCCTTGGCATATGGAAGGATCCAAGGAAAGGTGGCTCTTGTTACAC includes the following:
- the LOC122609211 gene encoding protein MEI2-like 2 isoform X1 is translated as MEKHLKHPVSGKPDAQSVSTIFQEVENAWGIRRNAYRASSDISLFSSSLPVITHEKLNLVDSHYNKQSREDGSEDTIGDITTSLTGSMLPGDEDELLAGITDDFDLADLPTQLEDLDDDLFESGGGMEMDFDAQDGIQYGLSNLSMSDGVPLIGLGRHDLPNSGTPVVGEHPYGEHPSRTLFVRNINSNVEDSELRSLFEEYGEIRNLYTACKHRGFVMISYYDIRHARAAMKELQNKPLRRRKLDIHFSIPKDNPSEKDINQGTLVVFNLDASISSEDLRHIFAAYGEVKEIRETPHKRHHKFVEFYDVRAAEMALNALNGSEIAGKRIKLEHSRPGGARRSLMQQLSQELEQDDTRSFWHHAGSPVVNSPPEVHAIGLAGSWNHLNSPGERSSQQGFSWSSGFGTLSPVNSTPLHGLASILPPHLSSPVKIAPIGKDQGMRNSFIKSIQGFDNQQAHSFSENERSFINSNHDPSSIGRLSGPEFLWGSPTSSSSWRASSVGPFPPTEQRQVYSSPSQHGAFIGSHHHVGSAPSGIPFDSHFTSYPESSERAFMSPIIFSGSGSPISRMPSFPSKGPMFLGNGSYQGRGASNDALIERNRSRRVDYSVNQIGNKQYQLDLDKILSGEDSRTTLMIKNIPNKYTSKMLLAAIDESHKGTYDFVYLPIDFKNKCNVGYAFINMVSPSHIVSFYEAFNGKKWEKFNSEKVASLAYGRIQGKVALVTHFQNSSLMNEDKWCRPILFQSEAQGDDDLESIPYHNMNICIRQPDGSYSVDSLDSSTSSLEENQT
- the LOC122591435 gene encoding secreted RxLR effector protein 161-like, producing MEGCRPSSFPIDQNLKLDLDKEGSKVDAGSYRRLVGRLLYLQATRPDIAYAVNILSQFVSDPRQSHMDAAIRVLCYKATPGQGILLTKEESTDLVAYADSDWLGCPLTRRSRTGYLILLGGAPISWKTKKQSVVSCSSADAEYRAMALIVKSKEICPLAIDSKLQLADLLTKGLGAAQLRFLLDKLGALDLHTLA
- the LOC122609211 gene encoding protein MEI2-like 2 isoform X2 — protein: MEKHLKHPVSGKPDAQSVSTIFQEVENAWGIRRNAYRASSDISLFSSSLPVITHEKLNLVDSHYNKQSREDGSEDTIGDITTSLTGSMLPGDEDELLAGITDDFDLADLPTQLEDLDDDLFESGGGMEMDFDAQDGIQYGLSNLSMSDGVPLIGLGRHDLPNSGTPVVGEHPYGEHPSRTLFVRNINSNVEDSELRSLFEEYGEIRNLYTACKHRGFVMISYYDIRHARAAMKELQNKPLRRRKLDIHFSIPKDNPSEKDINQGTLVVFNLDASISSEDLRHIFAAYGEVKEIRETPHKRHHKFVEFYDVRAAEMALNALNGSEIAGKRIKLEHSRPGGARRSLMQQLSQELEQDDTRSFWHHAGSPVVNSPPVHAIGLAGSWNHLNSPGERSSQQGFSWSSGFGTLSPVNSTPLHGLASILPPHLSSPVKIAPIGKDQGMRNSFIKSIQGFDNQQAHSFSENERSFINSNHDPSSIGRLSGPEFLWGSPTSSSSWRASSVGPFPPTEQRQVYSSPSQHGAFIGSHHHVGSAPSGIPFDSHFTSYPESSERAFMSPIIFSGSGSPISRMPSFPSKGPMFLGNGSYQGRGASNDALIERNRSRRVDYSVNQIGNKQYQLDLDKILSGEDSRTTLMIKNIPNKYTSKMLLAAIDESHKGTYDFVYLPIDFKNKCNVGYAFINMVSPSHIVSFYEAFNGKKWEKFNSEKVASLAYGRIQGKVALVTHFQNSSLMNEDKWCRPILFQSEAQGDDDLESIPYHNMNICIRQPDGSYSVDSLDSSTSSLEENQT
- the LOC122609211 gene encoding protein MEI2-like 2 isoform X3, giving the protein MEKHLKHPVSGKPDAQSVSTIFQEVENAWGIRRNAYRASSDISLFSSSLPVITHEKLNLVDSHYNKQSREDGSEDTIGDITTSLTGSMLPGDEDELLAGITDDFDLADLPTQLEDLDDDLFESGGGMEMDFDAQDGIQYGLSNLSMSDGVPLIGLGRHDLPNSGTPVVGEHPYGEHPSRTLFVRNINSNVEDSELRSLFEEYGEIRNLYTACKHRGFVMISYYDIRHARAAMKELQNKPLRRRKLDIHFSIPKDNPSEKDINQGTLVVFNLDASISSEDLRHIFAAYGEVKEIRETPHKRHHKFVEFYDVRAAEMALNALNGSEIAGKRIKLEHSRPGGARRSLMQQLSQELEQDDTRSFWHHAGSPVVNSPPGLAGSWNHLNSPGERSSQQGFSWSSGFGTLSPVNSTPLHGLASILPPHLSSPVKIAPIGKDQGMRNSFIKSIQGFDNQQAHSFSENERSFINSNHDPSSIGRLSGPEFLWGSPTSSSSWRASSVGPFPPTEQRQVYSSPSQHGAFIGSHHHVGSAPSGIPFDSHFTSYPESSERAFMSPIIFSGSGSPISRMPSFPSKGPMFLGNGSYQGRGASNDALIERNRSRRVDYSVNQIGNKQYQLDLDKILSGEDSRTTLMIKNIPNKYTSKMLLAAIDESHKGTYDFVYLPIDFKNKCNVGYAFINMVSPSHIVSFYEAFNGKKWEKFNSEKVASLAYGRIQGKVALVTHFQNSSLMNEDKWCRPILFQSEAQGDDDLESIPYHNMNICIRQPDGSYSVDSLDSSTSSLEENQT